One Methylobacterium oryzae DNA window includes the following coding sequences:
- a CDS encoding DNA translocase FtsK has product MALRASLTRRLSGSPAGLPARPSYGAPGRRAEPSWLTPPGAMVGREGSERAPRAAAPEPHWPAQVFDDRASLDALDAPIFESRIDRSASSPGVLVRQPRRPAAIAPDYAPAAAPLAGHAAGHVAHQVTDHVATPAAAPAPAAPSAVRYTRTPDSVLQERRQRALEAERVALERARAEAQAAALALETERAAREEAEQERVERARISAEAAERAAAVPALPEAAAPDAEPVPLWRQPFVAPPGVRFFRTPDRRPVRPAVELAASTAAIAPVAAALVAAAPVETVAEAPARDWSDLPDWSEVQPWFDGADWSSVDAWSALEAQPAEVAPTPAAVSAPAASDERFVSMPLDISHLRSLPPRPVYVLDRLVRFDQPPRPADGQDNGTETGQRMDEAASIRSAFLPPVAPPAASGLSLVFGPGSAAAEPPAAPASEAPRRAPALSAMAARAAIRAAGQPTAVPPAPPAVPEAGPAPVVAAPVAARAEAERVVIPMTPRPVLLRGKLAPQPEPVETEIEAEIGVEAEPVAAAVEAIEVATLPAPAPASVPLVAPRAHLIPAGRHLEIAPIENADYELPSLELLALPAPGGSEEVDADVLEQNALNLQQTVQDFGVRGDILAVRPGPVVTLYELEPAPGTKSSRVIGLSDDIARSMSAVSARVAVVPGRNVIGIELPNETRETVFLRELLSSADFAESKHKLALCLGKNIGGEPIIADLARMPHLLVAGTTGSGKSVAINTMILSLLYRLKPEECRLIMVDPKMLELSVYDGIPHLLSPVVIDPKKAVIALKWAVREMEERYKKMAKIAVRNIDGYNARMKEARDRGETITRTIQTGFDRHTGEAVYEDEAMDLAPLPYIVIVVDEMADLMMVAGKDIEGAIQRLAQMARAAGIHLIMATQRPSVDVITGTIKANFPTRISFQVTSKIDSRTILGEMGAEQLLGQGDMLFMAGGGRTTRVHGPFCSDSEVESVVAHLKRQGRPSYLDAVTADDSPEEPAKEGGRSGRGKAAAADKAERSDEPEEEAPVFDIGAFAAASGGDSDDLYKQAIEVVLRDQKASTSYIQRRLQIGYNRAASIMERMEIEGIVGPANHAGKREILVAGATHSSAGMYDDE; this is encoded by the coding sequence ATGGCGCTCCGCGCGAGCCTCACCCGCCGCCTCTCCGGCTCTCCCGCGGGCCTGCCCGCCCGTCCGTCCTACGGCGCGCCCGGGCGCCGGGCCGAGCCGAGCTGGCTCACCCCGCCGGGCGCGATGGTCGGCCGCGAGGGCTCCGAGCGCGCCCCGCGCGCCGCGGCACCCGAGCCGCACTGGCCGGCCCAGGTCTTCGACGACCGGGCGAGCCTCGACGCCCTGGACGCCCCGATCTTCGAGAGCCGGATCGACCGCAGCGCCTCGTCGCCGGGCGTGCTGGTGCGCCAGCCGCGCCGCCCCGCCGCCATCGCCCCCGACTACGCGCCGGCCGCGGCTCCGCTCGCGGGCCATGCGGCCGGCCATGTGGCCCACCAAGTGACCGACCACGTCGCGACGCCGGCCGCCGCGCCGGCGCCGGCCGCGCCCTCGGCGGTGCGCTACACCCGCACCCCCGATTCGGTTCTGCAGGAGCGCCGCCAGCGCGCCCTCGAGGCCGAGCGCGTCGCCCTGGAGCGCGCCCGTGCCGAGGCGCAGGCCGCTGCCCTCGCCCTGGAGACCGAGCGGGCCGCCCGCGAAGAGGCCGAGCAGGAGCGGGTCGAGCGCGCGCGGATCTCGGCCGAGGCGGCCGAGCGCGCCGCAGCCGTGCCGGCCCTGCCCGAAGCCGCCGCGCCGGACGCGGAGCCGGTGCCGCTGTGGCGCCAGCCCTTCGTCGCGCCGCCGGGCGTCCGCTTCTTCCGCACGCCGGACCGCCGCCCGGTCCGGCCCGCGGTCGAGCTGGCCGCCTCCACGGCGGCGATCGCCCCGGTCGCGGCCGCGTTGGTCGCCGCCGCGCCGGTCGAGACGGTCGCCGAGGCCCCGGCCCGCGACTGGTCGGACCTGCCGGACTGGTCCGAGGTCCAGCCCTGGTTCGACGGCGCCGACTGGTCGTCCGTCGATGCCTGGTCGGCCCTGGAGGCGCAGCCCGCCGAGGTCGCGCCGACCCCGGCCGCCGTCTCGGCGCCGGCGGCGTCCGACGAGCGCTTCGTCTCCATGCCCCTCGATATCTCGCACCTGCGGTCGCTGCCGCCGCGGCCGGTCTACGTGCTCGACCGGCTCGTCCGGTTCGACCAGCCGCCGCGTCCCGCCGACGGGCAGGATAACGGGACGGAGACCGGCCAGCGGATGGACGAGGCCGCCTCGATCCGGAGCGCCTTCCTGCCGCCCGTCGCGCCGCCGGCCGCGTCCGGCCTGTCGCTGGTCTTCGGCCCCGGCAGCGCCGCGGCGGAGCCTCCGGCCGCCCCCGCGTCCGAGGCGCCCCGCCGCGCGCCGGCTCTCAGCGCCATGGCGGCCCGGGCGGCGATCCGCGCGGCTGGCCAGCCGACCGCCGTCCCGCCAGCACCCCCGGCCGTGCCCGAAGCCGGTCCCGCCCCGGTCGTTGCCGCGCCGGTCGCCGCGCGCGCCGAGGCCGAGCGCGTTGTGATCCCGATGACGCCGCGCCCGGTCCTGCTCCGCGGCAAGCTGGCGCCGCAGCCGGAGCCGGTCGAGACGGAGATCGAGGCGGAGATCGGGGTCGAGGCCGAGCCGGTCGCCGCTGCCGTCGAGGCGATCGAGGTCGCGACCCTGCCGGCCCCCGCGCCGGCGTCGGTCCCCCTGGTGGCGCCGCGGGCACACCTGATCCCGGCCGGCCGCCACCTCGAGATCGCGCCGATCGAGAACGCCGATTACGAGCTGCCGTCCCTCGAACTGCTCGCCCTGCCGGCCCCCGGCGGCAGCGAGGAGGTCGACGCCGACGTGCTGGAGCAGAACGCCCTCAACCTGCAGCAGACGGTCCAGGATTTCGGCGTGCGCGGCGACATCCTGGCGGTGCGGCCGGGCCCGGTCGTCACCCTCTACGAGCTCGAGCCCGCCCCCGGCACCAAGTCCAGCCGCGTGATCGGCCTGTCGGACGACATCGCCCGGTCGATGTCGGCGGTCTCGGCCCGCGTCGCGGTCGTGCCCGGCCGGAACGTTATCGGCATCGAGTTGCCGAACGAGACCCGCGAGACCGTGTTCCTGCGCGAGCTGCTCTCGTCGGCCGACTTCGCCGAGAGCAAGCACAAGCTGGCGCTGTGCCTGGGCAAGAACATCGGCGGCGAGCCGATCATCGCCGACCTCGCGCGCATGCCGCACCTCCTGGTCGCCGGCACCACCGGCTCGGGCAAGTCGGTGGCGATCAACACCATGATCCTCAGCCTGCTCTACCGGCTGAAGCCCGAGGAGTGCCGCCTGATCATGGTCGATCCGAAGATGCTGGAGCTGTCGGTCTACGACGGCATCCCGCACCTGCTCTCCCCGGTCGTCATCGACCCCAAGAAGGCGGTCATCGCCCTCAAGTGGGCCGTGCGCGAGATGGAAGAGCGCTACAAGAAGATGGCCAAGATCGCCGTCCGGAACATCGACGGCTACAACGCCCGCATGAAGGAGGCCCGCGACCGGGGCGAGACCATCACGCGCACAATCCAGACCGGCTTCGACCGCCACACCGGCGAGGCGGTGTACGAGGACGAGGCGATGGACCTGGCGCCGCTGCCGTACATCGTGATCGTGGTCGACGAGATGGCCGACCTGATGATGGTGGCCGGCAAGGACATCGAGGGAGCGATCCAGCGCCTGGCGCAGATGGCGCGGGCGGCGGGCATCCACCTGATCATGGCGACCCAGCGCCCGTCGGTGGACGTGATCACCGGGACGATCAAGGCGAACTTCCCGACCCGGATCAGCTTCCAGGTGACGAGCAAGATCGACAGCCGCACGATCCTGGGCGAGATGGGCGCCGAGCAGCTTCTGGGCCAGGGCGACATGCTGTTCATGGCCGGGGGCGGGCGCACGACGCGGGTGCACGGGCCGTTCTGCTCGGACAGCGAGGTCGAGAGCGTGGTCGCCCACCTCAAGCGCCAGGGCCGCCCCAGCTACCTCGACGCCGTCACCGCCGACGATTCGCCCGAGGAGCCCGCCAAGGAGGGCGGCCGGTCCGGCCGGGGCAAGGCGGCCGCGGCCGACAAGGCCGAGCGGTCCGACGAGCCCGAGGAAGAGGCCCCCGTCTTCGACATCGGCGCCTTCGCGGCGGCGAGCGGCGGCGACTCCGACGACCTCTACAAGCAGGCGATCGAGGTGGTGCTGCGCGACCAGAAGGCGTCGACGAGTTACATCCAGCGCCGCCTGCAGATCGGCTACAACCGCGCCGCCTCCATCATGGAGCGGATGGAGATCGAGGGCATCGTCGGCCCGGCCAACCACGCCGGCAAGCGCGAGATCCTGGTCGCCGGGGCGACGCACAGCTCGGCCGGGATGTACGACGACGAGTGA
- a CDS encoding NAD(+) synthase encodes MSPATSESPARFRSLYRHGFARVAACTGRSHPAEPERNADVVLDLARTCHDSGAVLAVFTELGLSAYAIEDLLLQQTLLDAVEAAAARVIADSARLRPLLIVGAPLRWRHRVYNCALAIQGGRLLGVVPKTFLPNYREFYEKRHFASGAGIVGETVRVAGQDAPFGTDLLFPAEDLPGLVVGVEICEDLWVPEPPGMRAALAGATVLANLSGSPITVGRAESRALLSRAASMRGACAYVYAAAGQGESTTDLSWDGQTSVDELGVRLAEGERFPEKPVTTLADIDLDLIAQERLQAGSFDDDARGRALPYRRVPFRLNPPEADLGLIRRIERFPFVPADPSRLAQDCYEAYNIQVAGLAKRLEATGTRKAVIGVSGGLDSTHALIVIAKAFDRLGYPRSDILAYTLPGFATSNATKTNAHALMKALGCTAAEIDIRPAAKQMLADMDHPFAKGEAVYDVTFENVQAGLRTDYLFRLANHAGGIVVGTGDLSELALGWCTYGVGDQMSHYAVNAGVPKTLIQHLIRWVIGNGEVGPDEARTLQAILDTEISPELVPVDQDDSPQSTEGTIGPYALQDFNLFYTLRYGFRPSKIAFLALHAWGDRERGTWAPDFPETKRVAYDLPEIRRWLGVFLSRYFGFSQFKRSALPNGPKVSAGGSLSPRGDWRAPSDGSARIWIDELNRNVPET; translated from the coding sequence GTGTCTCCAGCCACCTCCGAATCGCCGGCGCGCTTCCGCTCCCTCTACCGCCACGGCTTCGCCCGGGTCGCGGCCTGCACCGGCCGGAGCCATCCGGCCGAGCCCGAGCGCAACGCCGACGTCGTCCTCGACCTCGCCCGGACCTGCCACGATTCGGGCGCGGTGCTGGCGGTCTTCACCGAGCTCGGCCTCTCGGCCTACGCGATCGAGGACCTGCTGCTCCAGCAGACCCTGCTCGACGCGGTCGAGGCCGCGGCCGCCCGCGTGATCGCCGACTCGGCCCGTCTCCGGCCGCTGCTGATCGTCGGCGCGCCCCTGCGCTGGCGGCACCGCGTCTACAATTGCGCGCTCGCCATCCAGGGCGGCCGCCTGCTCGGCGTCGTCCCGAAGACCTTCCTGCCGAACTACCGGGAGTTCTACGAGAAGCGCCACTTCGCCTCCGGCGCCGGGATCGTCGGCGAGACCGTCCGGGTCGCCGGTCAGGACGCGCCGTTCGGCACCGACCTGCTGTTCCCGGCCGAGGACCTGCCGGGCCTCGTGGTCGGGGTGGAGATCTGCGAGGACCTGTGGGTGCCCGAGCCCCCCGGCATGCGCGCCGCGCTCGCCGGCGCCACCGTGCTGGCGAACCTCTCGGGCAGCCCGATCACGGTGGGCCGCGCCGAGTCGCGGGCGCTCCTGTCCCGGGCGGCCTCGATGCGGGGCGCCTGCGCGTATGTCTACGCGGCGGCCGGCCAGGGCGAATCGACCACCGACCTGTCCTGGGACGGCCAGACCAGCGTCGACGAGCTCGGCGTGCGCCTCGCCGAGGGCGAGCGCTTCCCCGAGAAGCCGGTGACGACGCTGGCCGACATCGACCTCGACCTGATCGCCCAGGAGCGCCTGCAGGCGGGCAGCTTCGACGACGACGCGCGCGGCCGCGCCCTGCCCTATCGCCGGGTGCCGTTCCGGCTCAACCCGCCCGAGGCCGATCTCGGCCTGATCCGGCGGATCGAGCGGTTCCCGTTCGTGCCGGCCGACCCGTCGCGCCTCGCGCAGGATTGCTACGAGGCCTACAACATCCAGGTCGCCGGCCTCGCCAAGCGCCTGGAGGCCACCGGCACCCGGAAGGCCGTCATCGGCGTCTCGGGCGGCCTCGATTCGACCCACGCGCTGATCGTGATCGCCAAGGCCTTCGACCGCCTGGGATACCCGCGCTCGGACATCCTGGCCTACACGCTGCCGGGGTTCGCCACCTCGAACGCCACCAAGACCAACGCCCACGCGCTCATGAAGGCGCTGGGCTGCACGGCCGCCGAGATCGACATCCGCCCGGCCGCCAAGCAGATGCTCGCCGACATGGACCACCCCTTCGCCAAGGGCGAGGCGGTCTACGACGTGACCTTCGAGAACGTGCAGGCGGGCCTGCGCACCGACTACCTGTTCCGGCTCGCCAACCACGCCGGCGGCATCGTGGTCGGCACCGGCGACCTCTCGGAGCTGGCGCTCGGCTGGTGCACCTACGGCGTCGGCGACCAGATGAGCCACTACGCGGTCAATGCCGGCGTGCCGAAGACGCTGATCCAGCACCTGATCCGCTGGGTGATCGGCAACGGCGAGGTCGGCCCGGACGAGGCGCGCACGCTCCAGGCGATCCTCGACACCGAGATCTCCCCCGAGCTGGTGCCGGTCGACCAGGACGACAGCCCGCAGAGCACCGAGGGGACGATCGGCCCCTACGCGCTGCAGGATTTCAACCTGTTCTACACGCTCCGGTACGGGTTCCGGCCCTCGAAGATCGCCTTCCTGGCGCTGCACGCCTGGGGCGACCGGGAGCGCGGCACCTGGGCGCCCGACTTCCCGGAGACCAAGCGGGTCGCCTACGACCTCCCGGAGATCCGCCGCTGGCTCGGGGTGTTCCTGAGCCGCTACTTCGGCTTCAGCCAGTTCAAGCGCTCGGCGCTCCCGAACGGGCCGAAGGTCTCGGCGGGGGGCTCCCTGTCGCCCCGGGGCGACTGGCGCGCGCCCTCCGACGGGTCGGCGCGGATCTGGATCGACGAGTTGAACCGAAACGTCCCTGAAACTTGA
- a CDS encoding PilZ domain-containing protein, with translation MSEHRREARQRVFLKGRIVFNNGSSSLDCLVRDMSPTGARLVMSEATTLPDAFDLYIPQKDRTYRATLRWRREDGIGVTFEAPARAGTAPASPDPAATDASVTLLLKRISELETENAALRRLLASMAQSGDSASAA, from the coding sequence ATGTCGGAGCATCGCAGAGAGGCGCGCCAGAGGGTCTTCCTCAAGGGCCGCATCGTCTTCAACAACGGGTCGTCGAGCCTCGACTGCCTGGTGCGCGACATGTCCCCCACCGGCGCGCGCCTCGTGATGAGCGAGGCCACCACGCTTCCGGACGCGTTCGATCTCTACATCCCGCAGAAGGACCGGACCTACCGGGCCACCCTGCGCTGGCGCCGGGAGGACGGAATCGGCGTGACCTTCGAGGCGCCGGCCCGGGCCGGCACCGCGCCCGCTTCGCCCGATCCGGCCGCGACGGACGCCTCCGTGACCCTGCTGCTGAAGCGCATCAGCGAGCTCGAGACCGAGAACGCCGCCCTGCGCCGGCTGCTCGCCAGCATGGCCCAGTCGGGCGACTCGGCGAGCGCGGCCTGA
- a CDS encoding HIT family protein — MADARYDPDNIFAKILRGEIPCHRVYEDAHTLAFMDVMPQGEGHTLVIPKAPARGLLDADPDSLGALMASVQKVARAVKAAFRAEGLTVFQFNEPAGGQTVFHLHVHVIPRREGVPLKRHEGGMADSGVLAEHAARIRAALEAQA, encoded by the coding sequence ATGGCCGACGCCCGCTACGATCCCGACAACATCTTCGCCAAGATCCTGCGGGGCGAGATCCCCTGCCACCGCGTCTACGAGGACGCCCACACCCTGGCCTTCATGGACGTGATGCCCCAGGGCGAGGGCCACACGCTGGTGATCCCGAAGGCGCCGGCCCGGGGCCTGCTCGACGCCGACCCGGACTCGCTCGGCGCCCTGATGGCGAGCGTCCAGAAGGTCGCCCGCGCCGTGAAGGCGGCGTTCCGGGCCGAGGGTCTGACCGTGTTCCAGTTCAACGAGCCGGCCGGCGGCCAGACCGTCTTCCACCTGCACGTCCACGTCATCCCGCGGCGCGAGGGCGTGCCGCTGAAGCGCCACGAGGGCGGGATGGCCGATAGCGGGGTCCTCGCCGAGCACGCCGCCCGCATCCGCGCGGCGCTCGAGGCTCAGGCCTGA
- a CDS encoding cation diffusion facilitator family transporter → MAHESTGAIYAAAGANLAIAAAKFVGGALTGSTAMLAEGVHSVVDTANQVLLLVGMKRAERPADARHPFGYGREIYFYAFVVALMIFLGGGLFAVYEGIERVRHPEPDVDAELFGYRLPGLWVNVAILGFAIAAEGTSFFVAMRQFWAEKGKHSAVRAIRRSKDPTLFTVLAEDTAALIGLLIALAGVALSHLLEMPSLDGWASVGIGLVLIGMAAFLMVETHGLLIGEAADPEVVAAIAELVRGEPGVVHVNEVLTQHLGPSDILVNLSIDMTDDLSAGEVESLVTRLDRALKARSPDVTRVFIEIQQQGDHKVRAAA, encoded by the coding sequence ATGGCGCACGAGAGCACGGGAGCGATCTACGCGGCGGCGGGCGCCAACCTCGCCATCGCGGCGGCGAAGTTCGTGGGCGGGGCGCTGACCGGCTCGACCGCCATGCTCGCCGAGGGCGTGCACTCGGTGGTCGACACGGCGAACCAGGTGCTGCTCCTCGTCGGCATGAAGCGGGCCGAGCGCCCGGCCGACGCCCGCCACCCGTTCGGCTACGGCCGCGAGATCTACTTCTACGCCTTCGTGGTCGCGCTGATGATCTTCCTCGGCGGCGGACTGTTCGCCGTCTACGAGGGGATCGAGCGGGTCCGCCATCCCGAGCCGGACGTCGATGCCGAGCTGTTCGGCTACCGCCTGCCCGGCCTCTGGGTGAACGTCGCGATCCTGGGCTTCGCCATCGCGGCGGAGGGTACGTCGTTCTTCGTTGCGATGCGCCAGTTCTGGGCCGAGAAGGGCAAGCACTCGGCCGTGCGGGCGATCCGGCGCAGCAAGGATCCGACCCTGTTCACCGTGCTCGCGGAGGACACCGCCGCCCTGATCGGCCTCCTGATCGCGCTCGCCGGCGTGGCCCTGTCACACCTCCTGGAGATGCCGAGCCTCGACGGCTGGGCGTCGGTCGGCATCGGCCTCGTGCTCATCGGCATGGCGGCGTTCCTGATGGTCGAGACCCACGGCCTGCTGATCGGCGAGGCGGCCGATCCCGAGGTCGTGGCGGCGATCGCGGAGCTGGTCCGCGGCGAGCCGGGCGTGGTCCACGTCAACGAGGTGCTGACCCAGCACCTCGGCCCGTCCGACATCCTGGTCAATCTCAGCATCGACATGACCGACGATCTCAGCGCCGGCGAGGTCGAGAGCCTCGTCACGCGCCTCGACCGGGCGCTGAAGGCGCGCAGCCCCGACGTGACCCGGGTCTTCATCGAGATCCAGCAGCAGGGCGACCACAAGGTCCGGGCGGCGGCCTGA
- a CDS encoding LysR family transcriptional regulator, with product MEQIGLDRLTGIVAFARSASLGSYSAAARSLGISPSAVSKSVQRLEARLGVSLFTRTTRSLTLTPEGRDLQERALRLLREAEAIEQAAVAARSEPAGTLKVAASIPVGVHLLAPALPRFRARHPKLSVDLRLSDRFVDLIEEGIDVAIRVGDLADSRLVSRRLAPHRVCAFAAPAYLTRRGTPRHPDDLVHHDCVNFRFQSTGQAPRWPFHVGGRRVEITPDTGIVADFSDAVTAVLVAGGGIGISPTYIAAPHVGRGALIPILQDFAVERSAFTALWPESRRGSPNVRAFLAFLDEVFPSPVPWDGVLAPAPTPGAAA from the coding sequence ATGGAACAGATCGGCCTCGACCGGCTCACGGGCATCGTCGCCTTCGCCCGCTCCGCCTCCCTCGGCAGCTACTCGGCGGCCGCCCGCTCCCTCGGCATCTCGCCCTCGGCGGTGAGCAAGAGCGTGCAGCGGCTGGAGGCGCGGCTCGGCGTGAGCCTCTTCACCCGGACCACCCGCTCGCTGACCCTGACGCCGGAGGGGCGCGACCTGCAGGAGCGCGCGCTGCGGCTCCTCCGCGAGGCCGAGGCGATCGAGCAGGCGGCGGTCGCGGCACGCTCCGAGCCCGCCGGCACCCTGAAGGTGGCGGCGTCGATCCCGGTCGGCGTCCACCTGCTCGCGCCGGCCCTGCCGCGCTTCCGCGCGCGCCATCCGAAGCTGTCGGTCGACCTGCGCCTGAGCGACCGCTTCGTGGACCTGATCGAGGAGGGCATCGACGTCGCGATCCGGGTCGGCGACCTCGCGGATTCCCGGCTGGTCTCGCGCCGCCTCGCGCCGCACCGGGTCTGCGCCTTCGCGGCCCCGGCCTATCTAACGCGGCGCGGCACGCCGCGGCATCCAGACGATCTGGTCCACCACGACTGCGTGAACTTCCGCTTCCAGAGCACGGGGCAGGCCCCGCGCTGGCCGTTCCACGTGGGCGGCCGCAGGGTCGAGATCACGCCGGATACCGGCATCGTCGCGGATTTCAGCGACGCGGTGACGGCGGTGCTGGTGGCCGGTGGCGGTATCGGCATCTCGCCGACCTACATCGCCGCACCGCATGTCGGGCGGGGCGCGCTCATCCCGATCCTGCAGGACTTCGCGGTCGAGCGCTCGGCCTTCACGGCGCTCTGGCCGGAGAGCCGGCGCGGCAGCCCGAACGTGCGGGCGTTCCTCGCTTTCCTCGACGAGGTCTTCCCGTCGCCTGTCCCCTGGGACGGCGTGCTCGCGCCGGCCCCGACGCCCGGTGCGGCCGCCTGA
- a CDS encoding SDR family oxidoreductase, translating to MSSTLQDRTVVVFGGTSGIGLAAARQARAAGAEVVVIGRQAAGAERAAAENGFAGWRAADVTRPETIATALADIPRVDHLALLAGTFVAGRVLEAEVEHLARAFDERIWAAIHALRALGGRLAGDGSVTLISGALADRPSAQGTAVLAAASAAMEAFARGLALELAPVRVNALSPGTTDTPLLARTLGAHRDAYVAGLTERLPQRRLGTAEEAGAAVVFLMCNGFMNGETLHIDGGGRLI from the coding sequence ATGAGCAGCACCCTTCAGGATCGCACCGTCGTGGTCTTCGGTGGCACCTCGGGCATAGGCCTCGCGGCCGCCCGCCAGGCCAGGGCGGCGGGCGCGGAGGTCGTCGTCATCGGCCGCCAAGCGGCGGGCGCCGAGCGCGCCGCGGCGGAGAACGGCTTCGCCGGCTGGCGCGCCGCCGACGTGACGCGGCCCGAGACGATCGCGACCGCTCTGGCCGACATCCCCCGCGTCGACCACCTCGCGCTGCTGGCCGGGACCTTCGTGGCCGGCAGGGTCCTCGAGGCCGAGGTCGAGCACCTCGCGCGGGCCTTCGACGAGCGAATCTGGGCTGCCATTCATGCCCTGCGCGCCCTCGGCGGCCGGCTCGCCGGGGACGGCTCGGTCACCCTCATCTCCGGCGCCCTGGCGGACCGCCCGAGCGCGCAGGGGACCGCCGTGCTGGCGGCGGCGTCGGCCGCGATGGAGGCCTTCGCCCGCGGCCTCGCGCTCGAACTGGCACCGGTGCGGGTGAACGCGCTCTCGCCCGGCACCACCGACACCCCGCTCCTGGCCCGCACACTCGGCGCCCACCGCGACGCCTACGTGGCCGGGCTGACCGAGAGGCTGCCGCAGAGACGCCTCGGCACCGCCGAGGAGGCCGGTGCCGCCGTCGTCTTCCTGATGTGCAACGGCTTCATGAACGGCGAGACCCTGCACATCGACGGCGGCGGCCGCCTGATATGA